The genomic DNA TTTTGTCTACCCAAGTCCTTTTCTCTTAAATTAGTTATGCATATATTTGCATATCAGATAATaagtctcttatttttaatttatcattctTAATGCTTAATTTGCtaagataaaatacaaatttgagcATAAATGGCATATTTGGAAAGACTAAGCAactaaaacaaagattaaaaattaatttgggtaTTTATAAGGTCTGTAGGCTTgggttgctttatttttctagatgtaataaaaattcaaaattacttaataatctttaaaaatattaaaaatattgttattacACAAATAGCCTTATTTCTATAGGGAAAACGTATTCTTAAACAAGTAAATTCTTTGTGAAGTCATtctatttccttatattttgtactttttctaaCAGAGGagccaattttaatttttcaactccTTGCCTAAATTTGAGGATTTCTTTCATATTTAGACCTTAAAAAATTTAGGTggataaaaagtaataaatattgtgCATCTCTAGTCAATTGTTTTCAATAAGAGTGATGCGTTTGCAAAAGCAATTGTTCAACACATTTATCCTTCTGTTAAACTACATGTAAGTCTAAgagaacatttttatattatgctGACGCTATAATAAATGGGCCAATGTGATACTATTGGTCGCAACTTATAGCATCTTTGTCTACATTAAAGTTAAGATCCTGATGGGTAGCCTTACATTCTTTCTGCgcattaaaatgagaataatgtaattaatcctgaaaaattaaaatgccacagTTATCAATAATGGAACAAAATCGAACTTGTATTACTTTGAGATCATCAATAGGCTCACATgaactgttttcttctctgtgtcttctgcttttaaggaaaaatacagtttttcttcCTACCGCAGAAGTATCAGATTCTTGCAGCATCCATGACACTTGTAAGCATTTAGTGGTCAGACGCCACTACATATCCTTCAAATGATATGGCCCAGTGAAGCTGGAAGGTGTCATCACGGAGCCAGGAAGCCTGCTATCTTAGCCATCCGCCAGGGCAGAGCCAGCAGGCCCCAGCTGGTTACTGAAGCCAGGCTAAGGTGGAAAATGGATTTTGCATTTTGACAGTCAACTGTCCTAACACTGGACCCTGGAAAATACTTATTAGACAGAAGTGCATCAAGGGCTTGAGAAATTCTTTATGAGATCAGATCTGTAATGCTCCTATCCTCCAATCATTCTTAAAACAAGTTAAGCCTTGATCTTATTATCCCTCTGGATTTCTGAACTTATGCTAGAttttacatgcttttaaaaatatgaacaaatacaTGTTCAGGACTATAGCTGTGTTGTCTGTGAATTCTTtgaatatgtataatatatgctAAATTAAGTATTCTTGTAGGTCATTTAGAAGTGATAAAAGTTAAGATTACAGAATATTAACCAGCAGTGCCCATTGGTGTGGTGACATCTGCCCATCACATTAAGTTTTGATCTTTAGACGAATGAAGAactcttacaaaataaaaatacatttcatgttcttgTCCATACTTAGACTCCTGTGCTCACTATTCAAGTACCCAAGGGTTTGGGTTCTTGCTTGTGTTATTGTCCTACTGTCATTTCTTGACACATTTCATTAACTCATCTCTcacaaatattagaaaatcaacTTAGAAGGTTTGTAAGTCCAAGGTTTCCCATACCCCTGTGGGCCTCACCTGAACCCCAGTGCTGTCTAaactgtcttccttctctttaaatgtttctAGACGTTTTAGAAACATcctgactaaaaataaatatttaattccatAAAACTGCACATAGTGACCCCCCCCCTTTAGATATCCTTCGGAATGGGAAAATGccataatgcatttttaaaccaTGTAACGCTTTGCTGGATTAGGCTGGGGTAGCCTGACCTCTGAAATCATGATGTTTTATCATGAGAAACTGAGACGATACTGCTTCTCTtttctaaaaagagaaagaaaccctctGCTAGGGCTCACTAAAAGGGGTTTTAAAATTGGAGCCAACGAAACACGACTGTCAATGCCTACagttaaaacaaaccaacaaacaactcAGCAACATTTTAAGCAGGCgtcatttctctctcccctttgatGTGAAACCCTGTTTAcagcacacacagacacattgCAAAGAGCAACAACAAGTCCCCAACTTCTTTGTGACTTCAGAGCAGGCACGAGGACCTAACTGGAGCCAGATGACAGCCCTCCTCCCAGTTTTCAGCTGTTTCCCCTTAGAGATGGGAGCTACAAGGCATGATTCACTCTGACACCCTGCAACCTCTTGCTTTGCTCTCctttaaaagtgaaaaggaaGGGCTTTCCACAAGATAGAAAAGTTTGCCTGGATAGGTGATGCCAGAATTTCCAATAGTGACCCTAATAGACAAAACCCTTGGGAGCTCTAACTTCCAAAGGGAGCAGACCTCAGtcactaaacaacaacaacaacaacaacagcagcagcaaaccTTGAGTGTCtgacagaaagaatgaaagctcTCCTCATGGAGCATCCCCAGGGTGCTCGTGCTCACCCAAGGCAGGGAAGAGGCGGAGTGGGCTGGGGACTTGTCATTGCAGGATCCTTTTCCTTAAGCAAGCTCATTTTGAGATTTGGAGGGAGGATTGGTTAGAGAGGGTTGCAAAGCTGCACTTCTAACTGCCCCGGCCTGTGGCCCCACCTGCCTGTCAATTTCAGTCCACAAGTCCCGCATTTCTTGCTCTGGGGATGTTGAGAGAACACAGGCTTTCTAGCGCCCAGGGATGCTCTCAGGCCAGTTCCCTGCTGACCTTTAATGGACTCAGAAATCAACTTTCCCCACAGTCTAAATTGTTTGTTTGCGTTTGTTTTCAGCTTGCCGGAGCCTCCCACAcagcccacccctctccccctcccctctgccccctcccctccctccggcCTTTCgtgctcaccacccccccccccccgccccccgtcctcCTCTTTGTTGTCTCCTACCTGCTGGCCAGGCTCTGCCTGCAGTGCTGCCTGAAGGGCATCAGGTGGTAGTTCATGGCGTCCAGCAGCAGCTTCTGGCAGACCGGGTCGGTGCGCATGAAATCCACTGACTGGACCCGCTCCACCAGCTCCGGGGCCGGGATGAGCGCGAAGCGGAGGCGCTTCATGAGGTCGGGCGCGTACTGCATGCGGGTCTCGCGGTCGTGCTCCAGCCACAGCACGGACATCTGGAAGAGCGCCAGCTCCGACTCCACGGGGGGCGGCAGCGAGTCCAGCAGGGCGCGCATCTCCTCGAAGTTGAGCAGCAGCACATCCTCCACCAGGTACTTGTTGGCCAGCTTCTTGGTCTCCTCCAGGCCGTGCAGCGCGGCGATCTTGCACACCTGCTTGTAGTTCTGCACCGAGATCTGGTCGTTGAGGAACTGCACGCAGAGCTTGGTGACCTGGGGGATGTGCAAGATCTTGCTGACCGACAGCACCTCCTCCACCGTGTCCAGGGAGAGGGTCACGTTGGCCGTGTAGAGGTACTCGAGCACCAGGCGCAGCCCGATGGACGAGCAGCCCTGCAGCACCAGGTTGTTGATGGCCCGGGGACTGGTCAGCAGCTTGTCGtcgggggaggaggaaggagtccCGGGCTCCtcctgcggcggcggcggctgctgctgtGGCGGCTGCTgctgcggctgctgctgctgctggtccttGGGGGCCCCCAGGCCGTCCTGGCCGCCGACCCCTCCCCCGAGAGGGGGGTGGCTGGAGAAGAGCGATCGGAAGTACTGCGAGCAGGAGGCCAGCACGGCCTTGTGGCAGTGGAACTGCTGGCCCTGGGCCGTCAGGGTCACGTCGCAAAACAGCTGCTTCCTCCACAGCAGGTTGAGGCCGTGCAGCAGGTTGTCGCTGTGGCTGGGGTCGAAGGTGGAGGTCCTGTCCCCGGATCTGGACATGGCGAGCTGACTCGGCGCACCTGGCTTTAAACCCTCCTCCAACCTGGCacacaggggtgggggatgggagggaggggagaagggtagtggagggggtggggtgtggtcagggtggggaagggtgtggaggggaggggagggtgaagaACAACAATCAGTGCTCAGCTCGGCTCCCGCCCGGCGCGCCCCAGGACCCAGACCCTAGGAGTAAGGTCGGAAGGCAAGGAATCCGTGAGCGCCACCAAATGGGCCCTGTCTGGGGTCGGGGCGAGGGTTCAGCTCCCTGCTACTCCTCTCGCCACCGCCCACACACTTCGTCCCTCACTTTCCTAAAACCACCCCGGCTCGGCTCTTGGCAGCGACAGCGGTGACAGCAGCGACGGCAAAGTGGCGGCGGAGGCCGAGACACCTCGTGGGCTTGTGTCCATGCCGGGCCTGAGGAAGGGAGAGGCCGGGGAGTGGGGACCCGGGGGTTCCCCGAGAGCGCAGAGGCGACCGTCGGCGGAGGTTCCAGGTCAACTTGTGCCTGCAGCTTTGCTCTTCGCAGTTGGtccagtttgggggggggggggagcgaaGGGGACCCGACAAGCGTGCGGGTGGGCGATTCTCAGCCCTCCGAAAGCTGGGAACCCCCTCGATTATCCGTGCTGCCCCGAGAAACTCCTAGGCTAACAGTGTGAGGTAGCAGATAAAGCCCTTTCTTCTCCCGGGAAAGTGCAGCGGAGCGCGGTGAGGACCAGCTCAGTGGACTCGGCAGAGGCGGGAGCTGTCCTTATCAATTCTAGCTCATTTCCCTCACCCCGGCCCTGCCTGCTTCCCTGCTTCGCAAACTGTTGGCTTCCCCGTCACCGCTCAGTTTTGCTCATTTTCCAGAGACGCCTTCAGACCTGGCAGGAGAATCCtttcagccccccacccccggcctcctctctcccgcccccccccccccccccccgcatctcAAAGCGCGGAAGTTCAGACGTGTATCTCCCCTTCCCTCGCGGGGCGGCAGCGGGGAAGGCGAGGAGGGAGCCGGAGGGGCCACTGGGGCGGCTTTAGAGCCGGAGCCCGGAGGCCCGGAGGGATTCACGTGAAAGGCTGCGTCTCCCAGGGCAGCAGGAACACAGGCTTTAACTCCAGCAACTGTGAGAAGTTCAAGTTAACTGGcaggtgttgggggagggggtgggggctggccaacgttgggggtggggtggggtggggtggggtgggaggtggaggttCCGTGCGGGGTCTCCGCATCCCACCCCGCGTCGCCGCGCGAAGCCGCAGCTTCCTTCCGAGCCCCTCCGTACAAGCCCCAGCGGCCCCCCACTCGGGCACCCCCACTCTCCTGGCCCTGGaactacttctgtaaaaaaaagtCTGAGCCGCCCGCATCCAGGCGGAGGACGGCAGACAGGGGGAGGCGAGGCGAAATCGATCCGCCGGGTCCTTAACCTGTAATTGCACCTTCCAGGGCCGAGCAGAAAGGGACCCTCTGCCCACATCCCGCCCGCGCGCCCGCCCGCACGCCCGGgagagccgccgccgccgccgccgccgccgccgccgcccggctcCGAGGGATCCCGCCGGACCTGCCCCTTCCACTGCGGctcactctctgccctgcctGGCGCCAGTCCTGGATCGCCGGCTTCCTATTTATACCACACTGGGCTCCTCTCGACTCACTTTACCATCCCGTTCCAGGTGGACCCTAACCTCCCTCGAGCTCCCTCCCCCGGcaggaccccctcccccaacgGCCCCCCAAAGCTCGGGCTTTCCTGAAACATCTCCCAGAGTCTCTCCCTTTAACTGGACCCGGTCAtacctctctctcgctctccccgCTTCGTTGtctcgctccccaccccccaccccccgccccatttTCCTGTTCCCCTTCCTTCTTGCTCTCCTCCTTTGCCTTTCCCCCTCATCTGCTTATTTCTTGCCATAGGAGTTTTATTCTTTATGAGCGTTTGCCAcacaaccccccccacccccaccccgaaaCACTCCCTCCCAGTCCCTTCCCCCGCCAACAACCCAAAAGACAGAACAAAATACACACAAGGCAGACACAAGGCCAGAAACTTACCTGCTTTCAACCAGCTGCAAAGTCAAGGCTCACTTAAGCTCCCCCCCAAAAATCAattgtccttcctttttaaaggtttGCTCTCTCCTTGGGAGGGGGAAAACACCTTCTGGATCCCAACTCCAGGCAATCACTCTTTACAATTTATTTTGTCGTACATCATTTGATCACCATGAATTAGCAACAGCAAGAAAAtgtaggagagggagaaaagagagaaagagagagggagagagagggagagagagggagagagagagagggagcagagctttctgcaagagaagaagaagaaaaaatgtacgTGTGACAAATTATGCTACCAAGAAACAACACATCATTATCCTTGGGCCTGGGGCTCAGTGAGTCGTAACGAGAGTAATAGGAAATCCACGGTTGGGGAGAGAAACGGTCGTGCTTGGCCAGTAGAGAGAGACCATACAGGGGGATGGATGCTGGAGAGACTCGCAAAATTATGGCTCAAGGCTATTGTAAAAATTGTCGAGCGTAAATGACTGCGATTTCAAACATCTttggaagaaagaaggggaaaaagcgagcccccccttcctccctctccctctctctccctctctcttctctctctctataaagaACCGTCAAGTTTTAGTGCGCATTGCTAATTAGTCaatttctctctgccttcacagGCTGGCGACTTCGCTGCTGAGCTGAAACTGCTAATTTCTGTGACCAGCTTTTTTCTTAGCTGTGATCTGGATGAATGAGTAGCTGTCTCACAGagatgacaaaaataaactctaatcCCCCCCAAAATTTCCACTACATCTTTCTCATGCATAGATTTATGATCTTCAAGCGCTCTGTGCAATATGCAAACTTTTTTTTGTGTCTGTATATATGCTGTTGTTTCCAGATTTCACTACATTGGTAtgctgctcccccacccccacccccaccccatgaaaTGCAGAAACCGTCTGATCTCAAAGTATGCCAGGATGCCACTTTCTAGTGTCTTGATATTTGGGGTTTGTGTCTGATTTGAAAGACACTGGCCCTCGCCTAAGAGGTGAGTGGCTGAGTGTAcaaactggggtggggggcgtggggtgGGAAATTAGAACTAGTAGGACGGAATAGAGGACAGCCCTTCTCTTTACGTGTGTTTCCCTGTACTATTCAAGCTTTCTGATCTTGttggaaaacatattttctctattattttgtcTGGTTAAGCAACCATCTCGGAACTTCTGTGTCAGCTCTTCAACAGATAAGGGTTCagaagtcacatttttttttttaattgaaagattATCATATTGTCAGATATGTCTTTCAATTAGGAGTGTTTGATTTGCAGGAGCTAGAGAGTCAAGTGCTAGGAAGCCCAGCTGCAATTTCACAAATGTAACCTTTAAACTTTGGACCTCATCTGGTATATAAGGATGACCACATAAAGCTCACATTTTTGACCCTGCTTAGCATGCAGAATGAAGCCCGGAATGATTCTGGAATTTCAGCTGTACCAGAGATTCATGTGTATTTTGGTAGAGGACACGTTCTCTAGACTCATTTCATGATGTATTGTGCCCTTACATTTATAGCCCTGCATTTTGGTTGTCAATGGGGGTTGGGGTTGGAGGtgtccaagaaagaaagaaggggggtggggggaagaagaagaagaagatgaagaagaagaagaagaagaaggcatgCCCTTGAATAAAAGGAACATGAAAGAAAGCTGGATATGAGTTAAATTGAGTTTTCTTTGCCATTAAAGATATGAATATGATTCATTCTAATTCATATGTGCTCTGATTAGTAAACTTATTAAAATACACATCAGGGCACCACTGAAAGACTGTCTTTCCACCTTCCCTTTTGATTtgtgagagatggaaagaaacctgcttaagtgtgggggggggggagaaactgAAAATTCTTTGGTTTAGAAATAGGGAATTCCCCATTtagaataataaacattaacGTGCATGTGGGATATTTGCTcttcaataaatgaagaaagatcCAACTGAAGAATTTTACTCCTCACAAAGGCCCTTCTCCATCAAGGTCCTCGGTTGTCTGAGAGTAAGATACTTTATTCAGATCTTGTTGAGATGCTGCATTTGATATTCGTATGCATAACAAAAAGCTCAAATACATGGTAAAGTAATAGAAGAGGATTTTTTGTTTAGagcaggggaaagaaagagaatagatTATCCAAATATTCTGGCCCTACTATTTGtcttgaatttttcctttttgaatttcCCCTATTTACACAAGAAGATTGTGTAAATGTAATATACAGTCTTTttgttgatggggggggggtctgtgtcATTAGCAATTAAAGCTATCAAGTATGTGGAGTATCACCAAATTCTCATACATTGAAAGTATAATTTGTATAGTATGCTTTTGATGTTTATCTTGTATGAGCTTCCATTAAAGTATTTGGAACTAAATTCAAAGGTCAATAAGAGTATTGATCATTAAGCTATTGCCATCTTTCCATTTTATCAAAAAGGAAGTAAGATGTGCTTTGTAGATCTCTAAATATCTTGATTTtgaatttatatgtattttttactgaTAAGATATGTTGATCACTAGTTATGATTACAAGGATCTTTGCTGCTCCCAAACAATATGGAAGGGAcgtttcaaaatttttaaatatctataatttTGATGCCTATTTAACAACCAGAgtggaaggggaaaagaagaatTGGGGTTCTTGCAATTCTAAAGCAGCTGTTGAAATCAGTGGCTAGTCTGTTTTCTCCCGGGTTTTAAAGTTACACAATTTGAGAATGtttaaaatttcagagaaaaaattaCAATTGTGGCCGTTTtgtaagcaattaaaaataatgttgataATAAAAAATCTCTTCATAATCTACATGTAAACTAGCATATCCATCATGTAAGGCTCACACCTCCAATATCTTGCACTGGCTCTGAATGAAATTGTTGCAGAACTCACAAATGATATGACACTATTTACAATAAATCCTGTTATGAAAGATTCAATTTGCAGCAATCAGATGCTAGCTACTAAGCGATTGTAAGTATTTGAATTTTATCCTACTTCGCTGTTCAACGTACAGCAATTGCATCTGTGTGTTTGATCTGTCCTGCTGAGCACTATCAGCCGTTTGCTTCTCTGCcactattgtttttaaaatggcagGAAGGACGTGACTAGTCAAGAGCACTCAGCAGGATGGATTTCACATGGCATAAGAGAAGCCGGAATTgtcttatcaaaaaaaaaaaaaaaaaaaaaaataaatatgatcatGTAGTCATGTAATTCAAGCAGTCTTCATACTTTGGCAGAATTATCAAAATTATCCATCGGTGAATCGGCATTGAAACCACGTACAGTGGAGAGATTCTGAAGCTAGTGCCACTGAGCAGTCCACTAGAGCAGCcaccagctctgagctgtctggtCAGCCTTCAGGGTGGCAGGGACCCGGGCGAATCAGTGGGTCTGGTTGCTTAGGACCATCTCGCTGGACTGGATGAATTTAAGATTGTCTTCAGAACAGTTCCAAAAGTCTTTCACTGCTTCACATGAAGGGGCAGCCACACCGAAaccttattttcctcattcttgaCTCTTCTGCTTAAGATGTATGATTATCACCAAGTTATATAAACATCACAGCCTGGCGTCTCCTGTGTTTCTTTGGCTTCGTAAATACTACTTCCTGTGGCCTGACCTTTCTGATTGCcaccatttgtaaaatggatgaggggaaaaattttccatttttaccatAAAACTGAACAAAGAAGGACCTCCTAGATCCCCAAAGCCAGGGAGAGGCATGACCCAGACAAAAATCATAAGTTTCTATTTTACATCGTGAGTAGATATGGCCAGAAATATCACAAAACCATCAGCATCAAGAAACTTAttgaagaacaacaacaaaaaataataataaataactgaAGTAGAAGTAAAAGATAAGAAATGGTGCTGTTGGCTAGCATTTAGTCAAAAGCCAATGGTTTACTGTTACCCCAGGGTCAAGCCCAACTCCTCGGCCAGTGTTCCAGGTTCCTAGGCTCCTGTTCTAGCTCTTCTGGGAAGTCTGCCATTAGCTGCTTTCTGAATACATCCCGCTTTCATACCACACATTTACGTTGTCTCCCTACGGGAAGCCTTGGTTCTCTACATACAGAAATCCTACCTATTTCACAAGATTAAACTCATTCCTTTCCACACTGAAACTCTTCTTGGCAACCTTGAACAGAATGATCATAGCTAATTCTTACTGAACTCATTACTTGTTTGGTGCACACTAGCCGAAATCctttagatgttttattttcttaatcctTTTGCTAATCCCATGACAGAGTATGGTAGATGGTAAGAATGATTCCAACTCTTCATCCTTCCTGGTATAAATACCCGATTATAAGGTGGCTTTGCTGTTCTCCCCATCAAGAGTGAAGTCTATTTCCCCACTCCTTGGATGTGAGCTGGCCTTAGGACTTGTTTGATCAATAGAATGTGCCAGAAGTGACTGTGTGTCAATTCCAAGTCTGAGCCTCAAAAGGCCTTGTATGCTTCAACTTGCCCTCTTTGAGTCCTGCCAGCTGCCATGTGAAAAGTCCACGTTAGCCTGGTGGCAGATGAGATCCCATGTGGTCCCAGATGACCTGATAACTGAACTCAGATGTATGAATGAGCCAGCCAAGATAGGGGAACCAATATAGCCCAAATTTACTGACACGCAGAACTCTTAAGGAAATAAATGGCTGCTATTTGAAGCcattcatttttggggtgatttgttccATAGTAAAGTTAGCTAATAAAGAAAGGTATCATTATTTTAATCTTACCAATGAGCAAAAGGAAGTGCAGAGAAATCAAGTAAAAATTTCAGGGCCATACAGCTTTTTAAAGGTAGAGCCAAGATCCAAATCAGTACAACCTGACTCCAGAGATTAACCATTCTGCTACACTAGCCACAAAAGAAGTGCCTGCCTTCTATGAACGTCATTCGTTTATTCACCAAGCATATGCTAAGCATTTATTATATACCAGACGATGTGCTGAACATTGAAGATACAATGAGGACTAAAACTGCATCCTTGCCCTCAAGGGGCTAACATTCTAATGGAGGAGACAGGCAGGTAAATTAGACACAGCATGTGAATAATTACAAGGTGATAATTGCTCTAATAAGGGTATGTGTAATGAACTACTGGAGCAGAAAGAACAGGCTCCTACCTTCCTTATAGAACTTATTACCTGTAATACTcttttgacatttattatttactgCTTTGCATTGTTAGTTG from Prionailurus viverrinus isolate Anna chromosome D3, UM_Priviv_1.0, whole genome shotgun sequence includes the following:
- the KLHL14 gene encoding kelch-like protein 14, which translates into the protein MSRSGDRTSTFDPSHSDNLLHGLNLLWRKQLFCDVTLTAQGQQFHCHKAVLASCSQYFRSLFSSHPPLGGGVGGQDGLGAPKDQQQQQPQQQPPQQQPPPPQEEPGTPSSSPDDKLLTSPRAINNLVLQGCSSIGLRLVLEYLYTANVTLSLDTVEEVLSVSKILHIPQVTKLCVQFLNDQISVQNYKQVCKIAALHGLEETKKLANKYLVEDVLLLNFEEMRALLDSLPPPVESELALFQMSVLWLEHDRETRMQYAPDLMKRLRFALIPAPELVERVQSVDFMRTDPVCQKLLLDAMNYHLMPFRQHCRQSLASRIRSNKKMLLLVGGLPPGPDRLPSNLVQYYDDDKKTWKILTIMPYNSAHHCVVEVENFLFVLGGEDQWNPNGKHSTNFVSRYDPRFNSWIQLPPMQERRASFYACRLDKHLYVIGGRNETGYLSSVESYNLETNEWRYVSSLPQPLAAHAGAVHNGKIYISGGVHNGEYVPWLYCYDPVMDVWARKQDMNTKRAIHTLAVMNDRLYAIGGNHLKGFSHLDVMLVECYDPKGDQWNILQTPILEGRSGPGCAVLDDSIYLVGGYSWSMGAYKSSTICYCPEKGTWTELEGDVAEPLAGPACAPVILPACVPYNK
- the LOC125149606 gene encoding neural Wiskott-Aldrich syndrome protein-like isoform X2, translated to MPGLRKGEAGEWGPGGSPRAQRRPSAEVPGPSRKGPSAHIPPARPPARPGEPPPPPPPPPPPGSEGSRRTCPFHCGSLSALPGASPGSPASYLYHTGLLSTHFTIPFQAGDFAAELKLLISVTSFFLSCDLDE
- the LOC125149606 gene encoding neural Wiskott-Aldrich syndrome protein-like isoform X1; the encoded protein is MPGLRKGEAGEWGPGGSPRAQRRPSAEVPGPSRKGPSAHIPPARPPARPGEPPPPPPPPPPPGSEGSRRTCPFHCGSLSALPGASPGSPASYLYHTGLLSTHFTIPFQVDPNLPRAPSPGRTPSPNGPPKLGLS